One genomic segment of Arcobacter porcinus includes these proteins:
- a CDS encoding type III pantothenate kinase, giving the protein MILCDIGNTSIKILENSFIKKYYKDEKIPKFNDEIFYISVNEKKEQEFLKINPNAKNLKEFINFQTSYKGMGIDRVVASLFHENAIIVDAGSAITVDIIEDSNHIGGFILLGLNSIKKAYEDISPKLDFEFEKNINLDKIPLQTKDAISYATLKSIILPIIEICNNKNIIFTGGDGEFLSQFFKNSQYKEDLIFENMKRIIDANNRTT; this is encoded by the coding sequence TTGATTTTATGTGATATTGGAAACACAAGTATAAAGATTTTAGAAAATAGTTTTATAAAAAAATACTATAAAGATGAGAAAATTCCAAAATTCAATGATGAGATTTTTTATATAAGTGTAAATGAGAAAAAAGAGCAAGAGTTTTTAAAAATAAATCCAAATGCAAAAAATCTAAAAGAGTTTATCAATTTCCAAACAAGCTACAAAGGAATGGGAATAGATAGAGTTGTAGCTTCTTTATTTCATGAAAATGCAATTATAGTTGATGCAGGAAGTGCAATTACTGTTGATATTATAGAAGATTCAAATCATATTGGTGGATTTATTCTTTTAGGTTTAAATAGTATAAAAAAAGCTTATGAAGATATTTCACCAAAGCTAGATTTTGAATTTGAAAAAAATATAAATTTGGATAAAATACCGCTTCAAACAAAAGATGCTATATCTTATGCTACTTTAAAGTCAATAATCTTGCCTATAATTGAGATTTGTAATAATAAAAATATTATTTTTACAGGTGGAGATGGAGAGTTTTTAAGTCAATTTTTTAAGAATAGCCAATATAAAGAAGATTTAATATTTGAAAATATGAAAAGGATAATAGATGCTAACAATCGCACTACCTAA
- a CDS encoding NADH-quinone oxidoreductase subunit B, producing MGLGVESSLGDSILTTKLDTAINWGRSYSLWPMAFGTACCGIEFMAVAAGKYDVSRFGAEVIRFSPRQSDLLIVAGTISYKQAPILKKIYEQMCEPKWVIAMGACASSGGFYDNYATVQGIDEIIPVDEYIAGCPPRPEAVLDAIMRIQDKVKDESIIKDRVKDYKGFLDA from the coding sequence ATGGGATTAGGAGTTGAATCAAGTTTAGGTGATAGTATTCTAACAACGAAATTAGATACGGCGATTAATTGGGGAAGGTCTTATTCATTATGGCCTATGGCATTTGGAACAGCTTGTTGTGGTATTGAATTTATGGCAGTTGCCGCTGGTAAATATGATGTTTCAAGATTTGGTGCAGAGGTTATTAGATTCTCTCCTAGGCAATCAGATTTACTAATTGTTGCTGGAACAATATCTTATAAACAAGCTCCTATCTTAAAGAAAATTTATGAGCAAATGTGTGAACCTAAATGGGTTATTGCTATGGGTGCATGTGCTTCAAGTGGTGGTTTTTATGATAACTATGCAACAGTTCAAGGAATAGATGAAATTATTCCTGTTGATGAGTATATTGCTGGTTGCCCACCAAGACCTGAAGCTGTACTTGATGCTATTATGAGAATTCAAGATAAAGTAAAAGATGAGTCTATTATAAAAGATAGAGTAAAAGATTATAAAGGATTCTTAGATGCTTAA
- a CDS encoding threonine/serine exporter family protein, with translation MNSLSHKEQSTITRGIIKAAVLMSEYGAESILIEQTAQRLGKVLGASSVEISLIPSAIVLTTLYHGQSVTTTRRVHHKPINMRIVCAIQNIVLKMEKKESEVNYDIDYLYTILKQLEANYYNRWLVIFMVGLSCMSFAFLQGGDSMALLTTFFASSIAMFVRQELSKKRFVMIIVFGITAFVATLIAGLSKMYGLSSTPNIAMAASVLLLAPGFAFVNSFLDSFKGYMMMGWGRWMDGMILTLATSVGIIIAIALLS, from the coding sequence ATGAATAGTTTATCTCACAAAGAACAATCAACAATCACAAGAGGAATTATTAAAGCAGCTGTTTTAATGAGTGAATATGGAGCTGAAAGTATTTTAATAGAGCAAACAGCACAAAGATTAGGAAAAGTTCTAGGTGCTTCAAGTGTTGAAATTTCTTTGATTCCATCTGCTATTGTTTTAACAACTTTATATCACGGACAATCTGTAACAACAACAAGAAGAGTTCATCATAAACCAATAAATATGAGAATAGTTTGTGCTATACAAAATATTGTTTTAAAGATGGAGAAAAAAGAGAGTGAAGTAAACTATGATATAGATTATTTATATACTATTTTAAAGCAACTTGAAGCAAATTACTATAATAGATGGTTGGTTATTTTTATGGTTGGACTATCTTGTATGAGTTTTGCTTTTTTACAAGGTGGAGATTCTATGGCACTTTTAACAACCTTTTTTGCTTCTAGTATTGCTATGTTTGTAAGACAAGAGTTATCAAAAAAACGATTTGTAATGATAATAGTCTTTGGAATTACAGCTTTTGTGGCAACTTTAATAGCAGGTCTTTCAAAAATGTATGGACTTAGTTCTACTCCAAATATTGCAATGGCAGCAAGTGTTTTGCTTCTTGCACCTGGATTTGCTTTTGTGAACTCATTTTTGGATTCATTTAAAGGCTATATGATGATGGGTTGGGGACGATGGATGGATGGAATGATTTTAACTCTTGCAACATCTGTTGGAATTATTATTGCTATTGCACTTTTAAGTTAA
- a CDS encoding NADH-quinone oxidoreductase subunit A: protein MSAEIVLASVIFVAIGFILAGVFLLTKFIGPQNKNSAIKNNVYESGITNPVGTANIRFSIKFYLVAISFLLFDVEVIFMFPWAVNVVELGYAGLIKMFIFMGLLFIGLIYIYKKKALSWD from the coding sequence ATGTCAGCTGAAATAGTCTTAGCTTCTGTGATTTTTGTTGCGATAGGGTTTATCCTAGCGGGGGTTTTTCTACTTACGAAGTTTATTGGACCTCAAAATAAAAATTCAGCTATTAAAAATAATGTTTATGAAAGTGGGATTACAAACCCAGTTGGAACTGCAAATATAAGGTTTTCTATAAAATTCTATCTAGTTGCTATATCATTTTTACTTTTTGATGTTGAGGTAATATTTATGTTTCCTTGGGCAGTAAATGTTGTAGAATTAGGTTATGCAGGATTAATAAAAATGTTTATTTTTATGGGATTACTTTTTATTGGTTTAATTTATATCTATAAGAAAAAGGCTTTATCATGGGATTAG
- a CDS encoding menaquinone biosynthesis decarboxylase, which produces MRKAIELLKKNNLLKVIDEELDINLEIPHIAYVEVKKPDSKAILFTNPIDKKNGIKYDAPILMNVFCNEEAVKLFIGDGDKIADEIESLLKLKPPVTFSEKLSTFSKLFALKNTIPKKLKGKGACQEVIKLGKDAKLSELPVITTWELDGGPFITMGQVYTQSLNGELKNVGMYRLQVYDDNTLGMHWQIHKDSNHFFHEYKKAGKKMPISIGIGGDPMYIWCGQAPLPIGVFELMLYGFVKNKPAQLVKSITNDIWIPQDNDYVIEGFVDPSKLRIEGPFGDHTGYYTLDEEFPFMEVTAITSKKDPVFLATVVGKPPLEDKYMGYATERIFLPLLRTTAPDLIDYYMPENGVYHNLILAKINAFYPGHATQMMHAFWGVGQMSFVKHAIFVNSDAPKLTSHDEITKYILNRVNIEDILVSRGVIDHLDHTAPKFAIGGKLGLDCTGEEISESGITLLSDSELLTKMQNITSDIKNLKQYYTDTKNPICVISVEKTRSQKHIFEELKPLYSHIKILVIVDEKANDLENPYMLIWRVTNNIDSNRDLYIDGNTLCLDGTNKNSFDNFQRRWPADVDCTKSVIDSLRERNLIDVDEEFIKKHQLY; this is translated from the coding sequence ATGCGAAAAGCAATAGAACTATTAAAAAAAAATAATCTTCTAAAAGTTATTGATGAAGAGCTTGATATTAATCTTGAAATTCCACATATAGCATATGTTGAAGTTAAGAAACCTGATTCAAAAGCAATACTTTTTACAAATCCAATAGATAAAAAAAATGGTATAAAATATGATGCTCCTATTTTAATGAATGTTTTTTGTAATGAAGAAGCAGTAAAACTATTTATTGGTGATGGAGATAAAATAGCAGATGAAATAGAGTCTTTATTAAAATTAAAACCACCTGTAACTTTTAGTGAAAAGTTATCTACTTTCTCTAAACTTTTTGCTCTTAAAAATACTATTCCTAAAAAACTAAAAGGAAAAGGTGCTTGTCAAGAAGTTATAAAACTTGGAAAAGATGCAAAATTGTCTGAACTTCCAGTTATTACAACTTGGGAACTTGATGGTGGTCCATTTATAACAATGGGACAAGTTTATACACAAAGCTTAAATGGTGAGCTAAAAAATGTAGGAATGTATAGACTTCAAGTTTATGATGATAATACTTTAGGAATGCACTGGCAAATTCATAAAGATAGTAATCACTTTTTTCATGAATATAAAAAAGCTGGTAAAAAAATGCCTATTAGTATTGGAATTGGTGGAGATCCAATGTATATTTGGTGCGGACAAGCTCCATTACCAATAGGTGTTTTTGAATTAATGCTTTATGGTTTTGTAAAAAACAAACCTGCACAACTTGTAAAATCTATTACAAATGATATTTGGATTCCACAAGATAATGATTATGTAATTGAAGGTTTTGTTGATCCATCAAAATTAAGAATTGAAGGTCCTTTTGGAGATCATACTGGATATTATACTTTAGATGAAGAGTTTCCTTTTATGGAAGTTACTGCAATTACAAGTAAAAAAGATCCTGTATTTTTAGCAACAGTTGTAGGAAAACCACCTTTAGAAGATAAATATATGGGATATGCAACTGAAAGAATATTCTTGCCACTTCTTAGAACAACTGCTCCTGATTTAATAGATTATTATATGCCTGAAAATGGTGTTTACCACAATCTTATCTTAGCAAAAATAAATGCATTTTATCCAGGTCATGCAACTCAAATGATGCATGCATTTTGGGGAGTTGGACAAATGAGTTTTGTTAAACATGCTATTTTTGTAAACTCTGATGCTCCAAAACTAACTTCCCATGATGAGATTACAAAATATATTTTAAATAGAGTAAATATTGAAGATATTTTAGTTTCAAGGGGAGTTATAGATCATCTTGACCATACAGCTCCAAAATTTGCAATTGGTGGTAAACTAGGACTTGATTGTACAGGAGAAGAGATAAGTGAAAGCGGAATTACACTTTTAAGTGATAGTGAACTTTTAACAAAAATGCAAAACATAACAAGTGATATCAAAAATCTTAAACAATATTACACTGATACAAAAAATCCAATTTGTGTTATTAGTGTGGAAAAAACAAGAAGCCAAAAACATATTTTTGAAGAGTTAAAGCCACTATATTCTCATATTAAAATTTTAGTAATTGTTGATGAAAAAGCAAATGATTTAGAAAACCCATATATGCTAATTTGGAGAGTTACAAATAATATTGACTCAAATAGAGATTTATATATTGATGGAAATACTCTTTGTCTTGATGGAACAAATAAAAATAGTTTTGATAATTTCCAAAGAAGATGGCCAGCAGATGTTGATTGTACGAAAAGTGTAATTGACTCTTTAAGAGAAAGAAATCTTATTGATGTTGATGAAGAATTTATTAAAAAGCACCAGTTATATTAA
- a CDS encoding threonine/serine exporter family protein, with protein sequence MELILKIVIEGAFAACASLGFAMVFNVPKHTLKYCAFGGAIVYDLRTIFLAMDFGIEISTFVASSIIGLIALYWSRKYKVPRPVYTVASIIPVLPGTYAFNAMVNVIDMNRYGVSVELIELFIHNGLKAVAILFAITFGLVLPSLYFLRLNRPVI encoded by the coding sequence ATGGAACTAATTTTAAAAATAGTTATAGAAGGAGCTTTTGCAGCTTGTGCTTCTTTGGGCTTTGCAATGGTTTTTAATGTTCCAAAACATACTTTAAAATATTGTGCTTTTGGCGGAGCTATTGTTTATGATTTAAGAACAATATTTTTAGCTATGGATTTTGGAATAGAGATTTCAACTTTTGTAGCTTCTTCAATAATAGGACTTATCGCACTTTATTGGTCAAGAAAATATAAGGTTCCAAGACCTGTTTATACTGTTGCTTCTATAATTCCAGTTTTACCAGGAACTTATGCATTTAATGCAATGGTAAATGTAATAGATATGAATAGATATGGAGTTAGTGTTGAATTAATAGAACTTTTTATACATAATGGTTTAAAAGCGGTTGCTATTTTATTTGCTATTACTTTTGGACTTGTTTTACCATCTTTATACTTTTTGAGATTAAATAGACCAGTTATTTAA
- the nuoF gene encoding NADH-quinone oxidoreductase subunit NuoF, whose translation MVTRIVSKNFEIPNSHKLEVALANGRYSSIDKLFTMKPEEVTAEVTKSGLRGKGGGGAACGPKWELMPAVDERPRFLIVNGDESEPGTFKDRQIFQYDPHLLIEGIICSCWAIQANHAYIYIRGEYKFFIDRLNEAIQEAYKTKIIGDKIMDKYDFKVDITVHRGGGAYICGEKSALIESLEGKRGHPRLKPHGKECEWFYGDPATVNNVETISSVPNIVENGAEGYTKYGTEKSPGTMLFAISGPVKNPGVYEMEYGNKMIDFLNVLGGGMLDGKKLKAIIPGGTSCPILTADEVQKAVLDYESMWDIGSTLGTGGMIVIDEDACMVDVAKNIIEFYHHESCGQCTPCREGCGWIDKIIKDILEGCGSSNDLQTILDVCETMNGKTVCVFAPAVKDIIASIVQKFRSEFDAYIKNNK comes from the coding sequence ATGGTAACTAGAATAGTAAGTAAAAATTTTGAAATTCCAAATTCTCATAAATTAGAAGTTGCTCTTGCAAATGGAAGATATTCATCAATAGATAAACTTTTTACTATGAAACCAGAAGAAGTTACAGCTGAAGTTACAAAATCAGGTTTAAGAGGAAAAGGTGGGGGAGGAGCAGCTTGTGGACCAAAATGGGAACTTATGCCAGCTGTTGATGAAAGACCAAGATTTTTAATAGTAAATGGTGATGAGAGTGAACCAGGAACTTTTAAAGATAGACAAATTTTTCAATACGATCCACATCTTTTAATTGAAGGAATTATCTGTTCTTGTTGGGCGATTCAAGCAAATCATGCTTATATCTATATAAGAGGTGAGTATAAGTTTTTTATTGATAGATTAAATGAAGCTATTCAAGAAGCTTATAAGACAAAAATTATTGGTGATAAAATCATGGATAAATATGATTTTAAAGTTGATATTACTGTTCATAGAGGTGGAGGTGCATATATTTGTGGAGAAAAATCTGCACTTATTGAATCACTTGAAGGTAAAAGAGGGCATCCAAGATTAAAACCACATGGAAAAGAGTGTGAGTGGTTTTATGGAGATCCAGCAACTGTAAATAATGTTGAAACAATATCTTCAGTTCCAAACATTGTAGAAAATGGAGCTGAAGGTTATACAAAGTATGGTACAGAAAAATCTCCAGGAACTATGCTTTTTGCAATTTCAGGACCAGTTAAAAATCCAGGTGTTTACGAGATGGAATATGGAAATAAAATGATTGATTTTCTAAATGTTCTTGGTGGAGGAATGCTTGATGGTAAGAAATTGAAAGCAATAATTCCAGGAGGAACATCATGTCCTATTTTAACAGCTGATGAAGTACAAAAAGCTGTTTTGGACTATGAATCAATGTGGGACATAGGTTCAACTTTAGGTACAGGAGGTATGATTGTAATTGATGAAGACGCTTGTATGGTTGATGTTGCCAAAAACATCATTGAGTTTTACCACCACGAATCTTGTGGACAATGTACACCTTGTAGAGAAGGGTGTGGATGGATTGATAAGATAATTAAAGATATCTTAGAAGGTTGTGGTTCATCAAATGATCTACAAACAATACTTGATGTATGCGAAACAATGAATGGAAAAACTGTATGTGTTTTTGCACCAGCAGTTAAAGATATTATTGCAAGTATAGTACAGAAATTCAGAAGCGAATTTGACGCTTATATAAAAAATAATAAATAA
- a CDS encoding class I SAM-dependent methyltransferase, protein MGLDLYAKIEPFLGFEEEIYSLHKVFMRHIMENELDNILDIGCGQGHFLQNLQINKKKYLGIDLSSEQINICLDKNLNAKNIDVKDLDDKFDCAVAIFDVVNYLNKNELKDFFRNISNSLNKDAHFLFDINTLYGFEDIAQGAINLDFDDKFIAIDAYFENNFLKTELTLFSKNKDNLFSKEKDIITQEYHKKEFLKKVLSDCGFEILRTDDIFLHNNKKADKYLFVCKKK, encoded by the coding sequence ATGGGTCTTGATTTATATGCAAAAATAGAGCCTTTTTTAGGCTTTGAAGAGGAGATTTACTCTTTACACAAAGTTTTCATGAGACATATTATGGAAAATGAGCTTGACAATATTTTGGATATTGGTTGTGGCCAAGGTCATTTTTTACAAAACTTACAGATAAACAAAAAAAAATATTTGGGAATTGATTTAAGCTCTGAACAAATAAATATTTGTTTGGACAAAAATCTAAATGCAAAAAATATTGATGTAAAAGATTTAGATGATAAATTTGATTGTGCAGTTGCAATTTTTGATGTTGTAAATTATTTAAATAAAAACGAATTAAAAGATTTTTTTAGAAATATTTCAAACTCTTTAAATAAAGATGCACATTTTTTATTTGATATAAATACACTTTATGGATTTGAAGATATTGCTCAAGGAGCTATAAATCTTGATTTTGATGATAAATTTATTGCAATAGATGCTTATTTTGAGAATAACTTTTTAAAAACAGAATTAACTCTTTTTTCTAAAAATAAAGATAATCTATTTTCAAAAGAGAAAGATATTATCACTCAAGAATATCATAAAAAAGAGTTTCTAAAAAAAGTTTTATCTGATTGCGGTTTTGAAATTTTAAGAACTGACGACATTTTCCTACATAACAATAAAAAAGCTGACAAATATCTTTTTGTATGCAAGAAAAAATAA
- the nuoE gene encoding complex I 24 kDa subunit family protein has translation MSSFKYTPENEVKFQEYASRYPKIDSCMLPALWLVQEQEGWVSPEAMVYVAQKVEKSPMQVYEVATFYTMFNLQPKGKYHIELCKTVSCMLMGARELKAFIKDTLGLEPGQTSKDGMFTFSEVECQGACGDAPMIALNNVYHGKLNKDKLEKIIWECKNGN, from the coding sequence ATGAGTAGTTTTAAATATACACCAGAAAATGAAGTAAAATTTCAAGAGTATGCTTCAAGATATCCTAAAATTGACTCTTGTATGTTACCTGCTTTATGGCTTGTTCAAGAACAAGAAGGTTGGGTGAGTCCAGAAGCTATGGTTTATGTAGCACAAAAAGTAGAAAAAAGTCCTATGCAAGTTTATGAGGTAGCTACTTTTTATACTATGTTTAATCTTCAACCAAAAGGTAAATATCATATTGAACTTTGTAAAACAGTTTCATGTATGCTTATGGGAGCAAGAGAACTTAAAGCATTTATAAAAGATACTTTAGGATTAGAGCCAGGTCAAACAAGTAAAGATGGAATGTTTACTTTTAGTGAAGTAGAGTGCCAAGGTGCTTGTGGAGATGCTCCTATGATAGCTTTAAACAATGTTTATCATGGAAAATTAAATAAAGATAAACTTGAAAAAATTATTTGGGAGTGTAAAAATGGTAACTAG
- a CDS encoding citrate synthase, which yields MAKNTMTLTDNRNGKSYEYNIIDGTRGPSVVDISTFYKDSGMFTFDPGYTSTAACESKITFIDGENSELRYRGIDIADLAGKHSFLDVSYLLMNGRLPTEAESKNLDLEIRHRAFVDEGIIRLFDALPDRAHPMATMAASTMALSAFYKDHLHLEDEDEYKTMQNRIMAKMPTIAAMAYRNSIGTPLIYPDVNRYFTENFLYMLRAYPGGKMKYIGNGKNQEITQIEVDALDAILTLHADHEQNASTTTVRNVGSTEAHPYVAIASGISALWGAAHGGANEKVMDQLRMIGDVKNVPSFIAKAKDKNDPFRLMGFGHRVYKNRDPRAETLRDLQAQLRDKLNLDSKLIDIATEVERVALSDSYFQDRGLYPNIDFYSGVILTALKIPVEMFTPIFVIGRTPGWIAQWAELRRDPKHKIARPRQLYTGK from the coding sequence ATGGCAAAAAATACAATGACTTTAACAGATAATAGAAATGGAAAAAGCTACGAGTATAATATAATTGATGGTACAAGAGGACCAAGTGTTGTTGATATTTCAACATTTTATAAAGATTCAGGAATGTTTACATTTGACCCTGGGTACACTTCAACAGCTGCTTGTGAATCAAAAATTACATTTATTGATGGAGAGAACTCTGAGTTAAGATATAGAGGTATTGACATAGCTGATTTAGCTGGAAAACACTCATTCTTAGATGTTTCATATCTACTAATGAATGGAAGATTACCAACTGAAGCTGAGTCAAAAAATTTAGATTTAGAGATTAGACATAGAGCATTTGTTGATGAAGGAATTATTAGACTGTTTGATGCTTTACCAGATAGAGCGCATCCAATGGCTACAATGGCAGCTTCAACAATGGCACTATCAGCATTTTACAAAGACCATTTACACTTAGAAGATGAAGATGAATATAAAACAATGCAAAATAGAATTATGGCAAAAATGCCAACAATTGCAGCAATGGCTTATAGAAACTCAATTGGTACACCACTAATTTATCCAGATGTAAATAGATATTTCACAGAAAATTTCTTATATATGTTAAGGGCATATCCAGGTGGAAAAATGAAATATATAGGAAATGGTAAAAATCAAGAGATTACACAAATTGAAGTTGATGCTCTTGATGCAATTTTAACACTTCATGCAGATCACGAACAAAATGCTTCTACTACAACAGTAAGAAATGTTGGTTCAACAGAAGCACACCCATATGTAGCAATTGCATCTGGAATTTCTGCACTTTGGGGAGCAGCTCATGGTGGAGCAAATGAGAAAGTTATGGATCAGCTAAGAATGATTGGAGATGTTAAAAATGTTCCAAGTTTTATAGCAAAAGCAAAAGATAAAAATGATCCTTTTAGATTAATGGGATTCGGACATAGAGTTTATAAAAACAGAGATCCAAGAGCTGAAACTTTAAGAGATTTACAAGCTCAATTAAGAGACAAATTAAATCTTGATTCAAAATTAATTGATATTGCAACAGAAGTTGAAAGAGTTGCTTTAAGTGATAGCTATTTCCAAGATAGAGGGCTTTATCCAAATATTGATTTCTATTCAGGAGTTATCTTAACAGCTCTTAAGATTCCAGTAGAGATGTTTACACCTATTTTTGTTATTGGAAGAACTCCAGGATGGATTGCTCAATGGGCAGAATTAAGAAGAGATCCAAAACATAAAATAGCAAGACCAAGACAATTATATACAGGTAAATAA
- a CDS encoding NADH-quinone oxidoreductase subunit D, which yields MLKCDMLIESKDIRTTILNLKNNEDYTILLDVTAVDYLKFPDTTPSRFAVVYILRSSDFKKEITVKAFVDDNSLEVDSLHDIFASANWGERETFDQYGIKFKNHPNLKRVLNHQEFVGHPLRKDYNILKGQISTQTDDLMDEMLPLLKSKGYKEEEIEDLMLLNVGPSHPATHGTIRNFMAMEGETISACVTEIGYLHRGFEKACEHHTYSQVIPYTDRLNYCSAILNNIGWSKAIEEMMGIEITSRTKAIRVILGELSRIIDHLVCNAANMVDMGGLTNLWYLFTPRDDAYELLSKLTGARLTNSYTRIGGLEFDLYEGFDKDLEYVLKSVEKGVSDALSLIAHNKLFLDRTQDVGIIKADFALANGISGPNLRASGVAQDLRKDKPYYGYDNYEFDVVVGSHGDVYDRMMCRFEEMHQSIRIIRQAMKNLPDGAINIYAPNAMLPLKKDVYGNIEGLMNQFKLTFEGILVPKGEYYSYSEAANGELGFFIVSDGSGRPYKVKCRPPCFYSLASYSKIVENTMLADAVITMASMNFIAGEFDR from the coding sequence ATGCTTAAGTGTGATATGTTAATTGAATCAAAAGATATAAGAACAACAATTCTAAATCTTAAAAACAATGAAGATTATACAATTCTTTTAGATGTTACAGCAGTTGATTATCTTAAATTTCCAGATACAACTCCTAGTAGATTCGCTGTTGTTTATATATTAAGAAGTAGTGATTTCAAAAAAGAGATTACTGTAAAAGCTTTTGTAGATGATAATAGTTTAGAAGTTGACTCTTTACATGATATTTTTGCATCTGCAAACTGGGGTGAGAGAGAGACTTTTGACCAATATGGAATAAAATTTAAAAACCATCCAAATCTAAAAAGAGTTTTAAATCATCAAGAGTTTGTTGGGCATCCTTTAAGAAAAGATTATAATATTTTAAAAGGACAAATTTCTACTCAAACTGATGATTTGATGGATGAGATGCTACCACTATTAAAATCTAAAGGATATAAAGAGGAAGAAATTGAAGATTTAATGCTTTTAAACGTTGGACCTTCACACCCAGCAACTCACGGAACTATTAGAAACTTTATGGCTATGGAAGGTGAAACTATTAGTGCTTGTGTTACTGAAATAGGATATCTTCACAGAGGATTTGAGAAAGCTTGTGAACATCATACATATTCACAAGTAATTCCATATACTGATAGATTAAATTATTGTAGTGCTATTTTAAACAATATTGGTTGGTCAAAAGCAATTGAAGAGATGATGGGAATAGAAATAACTTCAAGAACAAAAGCTATAAGAGTAATTCTTGGAGAATTAAGTAGAATAATCGATCACCTTGTATGTAATGCTGCAAATATGGTTGATATGGGTGGACTTACAAATCTTTGGTATTTATTTACTCCAAGAGATGATGCTTATGAACTATTATCAAAACTAACAGGAGCTAGACTTACAAACTCTTATACAAGAATAGGTGGATTAGAGTTTGATTTATATGAAGGCTTTGATAAAGATTTAGAGTATGTTTTAAAATCTGTTGAAAAAGGTGTTTCAGATGCTCTTTCATTAATTGCACACAACAAACTTTTTCTAGATAGAACACAAGATGTAGGGATTATAAAAGCTGATTTTGCACTTGCAAATGGTATTTCTGGACCAAACTTAAGAGCAAGTGGTGTAGCACAAGATTTAAGAAAAGATAAGCCTTATTATGGTTATGACAATTATGAATTTGATGTAGTTGTAGGAAGTCATGGAGATGTTTATGACAGAATGATGTGTAGATTTGAAGAGATGCATCAATCAATTAGGATTATTAGACAAGCTATGAAAAATCTTCCAGATGGAGCTATTAATATTTATGCACCAAATGCAATGTTACCACTTAAAAAAGATGTTTATGGAAACATTGAAGGTTTAATGAATCAATTTAAGTTAACATTTGAAGGAATTCTTGTTCCTAAAGGTGAGTATTATAGTTATTCAGAAGCAGCTAATGGTGAGTTAGGATTCTTTATTGTAAGTGATGGAAGCGGAAGACCATATAAAGTAAAATGTAGACCACCATGTTTTTACTCTTTAGCTTCTTATTCAAAAATTGTAGAAAATACAATGCTTGCTGATGCTGTTATTACAATGGCTAGTATGAATTTTATTGCTGGGGAGTTTGATAGATAA
- the hisG gene encoding ATP phosphoribosyltransferase: MLTIALPKGRIADETLDRFEKAFGEKFIFEDRKLILEKSGFKFLNVRNQDVPTYVMHGAADLGVVGLDVLEEKEYDLIKLLDLKLGRCKVAFGLRAGEKLNFDKSKITIATKHEKIAKKFFEEKAMAVEIIKLYGSIELAPLVGLCDCIVDIVETGETMKQNGLEVGPTIMESSAHLIANKNSFYAKKELIFNLKDNIEKYL; encoded by the coding sequence ATGCTAACAATCGCACTACCTAAGGGAAGAATCGCAGATGAAACACTTGATAGATTTGAAAAAGCCTTTGGAGAAAAATTTATTTTTGAAGATAGAAAACTAATTTTAGAAAAAAGTGGTTTTAAATTTTTAAATGTAAGAAATCAAGATGTCCCAACTTATGTTATGCATGGAGCTGCTGATTTAGGAGTTGTTGGTCTTGATGTTTTAGAAGAGAAAGAGTATGACTTAATCAAACTGCTTGATTTAAAATTAGGTCGATGTAAAGTTGCTTTTGGTTTAAGAGCTGGTGAAAAACTAAATTTTGATAAAAGCAAAATTACAATTGCTACAAAACATGAGAAAATAGCAAAAAAATTCTTTGAAGAAAAAGCTATGGCTGTTGAAATAATTAAACTTTATGGTTCTATTGAACTTGCTCCTTTAGTTGGACTTTGTGATTGTATTGTTGATATTGTAGAAACAGGTGAAACAATGAAGCAAAATGGGCTTGAAGTTGGTCCAACTATTATGGAAAGCTCTGCACATTTAATAGCAAACAAAAACTCATTTTATGCAAAAAAAGAGCTTATATTTAATTTAAAAGATAATATAGAGAAATATCTATAA